Proteins from one Thermobifida alba genomic window:
- the dnaN gene encoding DNA polymerase III subunit beta, whose product MKFRVERDVLAEAVAWTARTLPVRPSVPVLAGMLLDAEDEGERQRLKLSSFDYEVSAQVSVDVDIDEPGRILVSGKLLAEIVRNLPPQTVEVSTDGAKVVVSCGSARFTILTLPVEDYPTLPAMPALTGSVLSDAFAAAVSQVAVAAGRDDTLPMLTGVRVEIEGSTVTLASTDRYRLAVRELTWTPEDPDVSAVALVPAKTLADTAKSLTGGAQVSIALSTADNGGEGMIGFEGGGRRTTTRLLDGEFPKYRKLLPESFNSVAEVQKAEFIEAVKRVSLVAERNTPLRLAFNSGRLVLEAGTGEEAQAVEELEANLEGDDIQIAFNSTFLLDGLNAIESDVARLQFTTSTKPAVITGKAADDGTVSDYRYLIMPVRLSN is encoded by the coding sequence GTGAAGTTCCGGGTCGAACGCGACGTGCTCGCGGAGGCTGTCGCCTGGACCGCTCGCACTCTGCCGGTCCGCCCGTCGGTGCCCGTCCTCGCGGGGATGCTGCTGGACGCCGAGGACGAGGGCGAACGGCAGCGGCTCAAGCTGTCCAGCTTCGACTACGAGGTCTCCGCCCAGGTATCGGTCGACGTCGACATCGACGAGCCGGGCCGGATCCTCGTGTCGGGCAAACTGCTCGCCGAGATCGTGCGCAACCTCCCTCCACAGACTGTGGAGGTCAGCACGGACGGGGCCAAGGTCGTCGTCTCCTGCGGCAGCGCGAGGTTCACGATCCTCACCCTCCCCGTGGAGGACTACCCGACGCTTCCCGCCATGCCCGCGCTGACCGGATCGGTGCTCAGCGACGCCTTCGCCGCCGCGGTCAGCCAGGTGGCGGTCGCCGCCGGACGCGACGACACCCTGCCGATGCTCACCGGCGTGCGTGTGGAGATCGAGGGCTCCACCGTGACCCTGGCCTCCACCGACCGCTACCGCCTGGCCGTCCGGGAGCTCACCTGGACCCCCGAGGACCCCGACGTGTCCGCGGTCGCGCTCGTCCCGGCCAAGACCCTCGCCGACACCGCCAAGTCGCTGACCGGCGGAGCCCAGGTGTCCATCGCGCTGTCCACCGCGGACAACGGTGGAGAGGGCATGATCGGCTTCGAGGGCGGGGGACGGCGTACCACGACCCGGCTGCTCGACGGGGAGTTCCCCAAGTACCGCAAGCTGCTCCCGGAGTCCTTCAACTCCGTGGCCGAGGTGCAGAAGGCGGAGTTCATCGAGGCCGTCAAGCGCGTCTCGCTGGTCGCCGAGCGCAACACCCCCCTGCGGCTGGCCTTCAACAGCGGCCGGCTGGTGCTTGAGGCGGGAACCGGCGAGGAGGCCCAGGCCGTCGAGGAACTGGAGGCGAACCTGGAGGGCGACGACATCCAGATCGCCTTCAACTCCACCTTCCTGCTCGACGGGCTGAACGCGATCGAGTCGGACGTGGCCCGCCTGCAGTTCAC